The Humulus lupulus chromosome 4, drHumLupu1.1, whole genome shotgun sequence genome has a window encoding:
- the LOC133831853 gene encoding receptor-like protein 6, with translation MALSLFVVINVLFHFLLLSHQLVNSMQPSCHDEERNALIQFNKSFKLDCRSRPDPFLTVVVHPKTSSWGSNNGTNCCSWDGVDCDVETGHVIGLHLDRSCLYGSFHSNNTIFQLVHLQELDLSYNNFTFSPIPTAMGFFPELKFLRLRSSFFQGQIPSQLSLLSKLSQLDLSYNTGGNDPAVVVNLLKLKNPNLGSLVQNLTALDTLSLNFVDMGYELGDSLANLTSLKILGLGGCRLYGPIPSSLGELTQLSFLNLKENDFTGYIPSFVQNLTLLFFINLNNNQISGPLPSWFGNLTAIQHIYFYSNKLIGSIPPSLFKLNNLEDLELSHNSLSGTLQLDSFLKLRNLAVLGLSYNMISLHIEERERDPNTTHSNFKFLSMASCNLSKFPEFIGNQTNLELLELSSNNIYGQFPQNLMNSSLQLLEEIDIANNLITGFHNHQTILPWSSLRVLNIQSNLLEGQLPVLPSSVIHFDASDNILSGEIPKSICNLSSILILDLSNNNLSGEFPRCSGSMISGSIIALNLRNNSFHGTIPLECQQQESDLRMVDFSHNNFQGKLQRPFATCVNLEFLDFSYNQISDVFPTWLGRFPMLKVVLMRENKFHGVIGKPEHTKGEFPMLQIIDVSHNYFTGALPSQYMLLWDAMKAFEVAT, from the coding sequence ATGGCTCTTTCATTATTTGTTGTGATTAATGTACTGTTTCATTTTCTGCTACTTTCTCATCAACTTGTTAATTCTATGCAGCCTTCTTGCCATGATGAGGAGAGAAATGCTTTGATACAATTCAACAAAAGCTTTAAATTAGATTGTCGGAGTAGACCTGATCCCTTTTTGACTGTAGTTGTCCATCCAAAGACATCGTCTTGGGGATCGAATAATGGTACCAACTGCTGCTCGTGGGATGGTGTTGACTGTGATGTGGAGACTGGTCATGTCATTGGTCTTCACCTCGATCGTTCATGTCTCTACGGCTCTTTCCACTCCAACAACACTATCTTTCAGCTTGTTCATCTTCAGGAGCTTGATCTTAGTTATAATAACTTCACTTTCTCTCCAATTCCCACTGCCATGGGCTTCTTTCCGGAGTTGAAATTTCTTCGCTTGCGTTCTTCTTTCTTCCAAGGTCAGATTCCATCTCAACTTTCACTTTTGTCTAAGTTGTCTCAACTTGACCTGTCATATAACACTGGTGGTAACGATCCAGCTGTAGTTGTGAATCTTTTGAAACTTAAAAATCCCAATCTTGGAAGCCTAGTCCAAAACTTGACTGCTTTGGATACTTTGTCTCTAAACTTTGTGGACATGGGTTATGAACTAGGTGATTCCTTGGCAAATTTGACTTCTTTGAAAATTCTTGGTCTAGGAGGTTGTAGATTGTATGGGCCTATTCCATCTTCACTTGGTGAATTAACCCAGCTTTCTTTTCTAAATCTCAAAGAAAATGATTTCACTGGGTACATCCCATCTTTTGTTCAAAACCTCACCCTCCTTTTCTTCATAAatttaaataacaatcaaatttcAGGGCCACTCCCTTCTTGGTTTGGCAATCTTACTGCAATACAACACATATATTTTTATTCAAACAAATTGATTGGTTCAATTCCGCCGTCCTTGTTCAAACTCAATAATCTTGAAGATCTCGAACTCTCGCATAATAGTTTGAGTGGTACATTGCAGTTGGATTCATTTCTTAAACTGAGAAATCTCGCTGTCCTTGGTCTAAGCTACAATATGATTTCGTTACATATTGAAGAACGAGAAAGAGATCCTAACACCACACATTCAAACTTCAAGTTTCTATCGATGGCCTCTTGCAACTTGAGCAAGTTTCCTGAATTTATTGGTAATCAAACTAATCTCGAACTGTTGGAGCTTTCCAGTAACAATATATACGGCCAATTTCCCCAAAATCTAATGAACTCAAGTCTTCAACTCTTGGAAGAGATAGATATAGCCAACAACTTGATAACAGGGTTTCATAACCATCAAACCATTCTACCTTGGTCTAGTCTGCGTGTGTTAAATATCCAATCTAACTTGTTGGAAGGACAACTGCCAGTTCTTCCATCATCTGTCATACATTTCGATGCCTCTGACAATATTCTAAGTGGTGAAATTCCCAAGTCGATATGCAATTTGAGTTCAATTTTGATCCTTGATTTGTCAAACAATAACTTGAGTGGGGAGTTTCCTCGTTGTTCAGGCAGTATGATTAGTGGCTCTATAATAGCTTTGAATTTGAGAAACAACTCTTTCCATGGCACCATTCCTCTTGAATGTCAGCAGCAGGAAAGTGATTTGAGGATGGTGGATTTCAGTCACAATAATTTTCAGGGAAAACTTCAACGACCATTTGCAACATGTGTGAATCTTGAGTTTCTTGACTTTTCTTACAATCAAATCAGTGATGTGTTCCCCACTTGGCTTGGGAGGTTTCCTAtgttaaaagttgttttaatgaGGGAGAACAAATTTCATGGAGTCATAGGGAAACCTGAACACACTAAGGGTGAGTTTCCAATGCTACAAATTATTGATGTGTCTCACAATTATTTCACAGGGGCATTGCCTTCTCAATATATGCTCTTATGGGATGCTATGAAAGCTTTTGAGGTAGCAACTTGA
- the LOC133829861 gene encoding putative receptor like protein 25, protein MNARENVTFNEHGIVSIYRGTTWYNYSTTFVMKSVATSYGKIPTNLAVIDLSSNNFSGQIPESIGSLKALYSLNLSNNALTGHIPPSLGALTELESLDLSQNQLSGKIPQQLAELKFLQKFDVSYNNLTGPIPHESQFNTFENTSFEGNQGLCGDPLWKKCENWLLPPSSALNKDADSNFAIEPDWKFTLAGLVSGFVIGLSLGEMVIPRTRLAWLIYFSRTRLAELIKCVWIHNSCCSYIISSAI, encoded by the coding sequence ATGAACGCAAGGGAAAATGTCACCTTTAACGAACATGGTATTGTGAGTATTTATCGTGGAACCACTTGGTATAATTATTCAACAACATTTGTGATGAAAAGTGTGGCAACAAGCTATGGGAAAATCCCAACAAATCTAGCAGTCATTGACCTATCGAGCAACAATTTCAGTGGTCAGATTCCTGAGTCCATTGGAAGCCTCAAGGCTCTCTACTCACTCAACCTTTCAAACAATGCGCTCACCGGTCACATTCCACCATCGTTGGGGGCATTAACAGAACTGGAATCATTAGACCTTTCTCAAAACCAACTGTCGGGAAAGATTCCTCAGCAACTAGCAGAGCTAAAATTCCTCCAAAAGTTTGATGTCTCTTATAACAATCTCACAGGTCCTATACCACATGAGAGCCAGTTCAACACGTTCGAGAATACCTCATTTGAGGGTAATCAAGGACTGTGTGGAGATCCATTGTGGAAGAAATGTGAGAACTGGCTGCTCCCACCATCATCTGCTTTAAACAAAGATGCTGATTCTAATTTTGCCATTGAACCAGACTGGAAATTCACTTTGGCTGGACTTGTTAGCGGGTTTGTTATTGGACTCTCTCTTGGGGAGATGGTGATCCCAAGGACGCGGTTGGCGTGGTTGATTTACTTCTCTAGAACAAGATTGGCGGAACTAATTAAGTGTGTATGGATCCACAATAGCTGTTGTTCCTATATTATTTCTTCTGCTATATAA
- the LOC133829862 gene encoding uncharacterized protein LOC133829862, producing the protein MLRRNVRLRREYLYRKSLEGKARLLYEKKRKIREILEEGKPIPTELRNEEAALRHEIDLEDESTAVPRSHIDDEYANAAEKDPKILLTTSRNPSAPLIQFTKELKLVFPNAQQINRGGQVISEIIETCRAHDFTDVILVHEHRGVPDGLIISHLPFGPTAYFQLLNVVTRHDIKDKKAMGTMPQAYPHLILNNFTTKVGERASNILKHLFPPPKPETKRIITFANQSDYISFRHHIYEKQAGPKSVELKEIGPRFELRLFQIKLGTVDQSEAQTEWVIRPYMNTSKKRKFLGD; encoded by the exons ATGTTGCGTAGAAACGTTCGGCTGAGGAGGGAGTACTTGTACAGAAAGAGCTTAGAAGGCAAAGCTCGATTGCTCTACGAAAAGAAGCGCAAAATCCGAGAaattcttgaag AGGGAAAACCAATTCCCACTGAGCTTAGGAACGAGGAGGCAGCCCTTCGCCATGAAATTGATCTGGAGGACGAAAGTACTGCTG TTCCAAGAAGTCACATCGATGATGAGTACGCCAATGCAGCAGAAAAGGATCCTAAAATTTTGCTAACTACATCTAGGAACCCAAGTGCTCCACTCATACAGTTTACAAAG GAACTAAAGTTAGTCTTCCCAAATGCGCAACAAATTAATCGCGGTGGTCAG GTTATTTCTGAAATTATTGAAACCTGTCGTGCTCATGATTTCACTGATGTTATTTTGGTCCACGAGCATCGTGGAGTACCAGATGGCTTAATTATAAGCCATCTGCCTTTTGGCCCAACTGCTTATTTCCAATTACTCAATGTG GTTACAAGACATGACATTAAGGACAAAAAAGCCATGGGAACAATGCCTCAGGCTTACCCTCATTTGATTCTTAACAATTTCACAACTAAG GTGGGTGAAAGGGCATCTAATATTTTGAAGCATCTCTTTCCTCCTCCAAAGCCAGAAACAAAACGCATAATTACTTTTGCCAATCAGTCTGACTATATTTCATTTAG GCATCATATTTATGAGAAGCAGGCAGGTCCAAAGTCTGTTGAGCTCAAGGAGATTGGTCCTAGGTTTGAGTTGCGGCTTTTCCAG ATAAAGTTGGGAACAGTAGATCAAAGTGAAGCACAGACAGAATGGGTCATCCGACCTTATATGAATACATCAAAGAAGAGGAAGTTTCTTGGGGATTAA
- the LOC133829863 gene encoding U-box domain-containing protein 44-like produces the protein MENKEHRKFSEVLSELVASAKEVTSLAQSSETEIKRQVFSEFAILVDKFVPVLNYLKDHIKIMEHPPVQKAVESLGKEFISRAKAIIANPNSKTVLKEVEDMVHDLGRSLGFVLFVSLEVSTDFKDHIGTLHKDLMNAKFDMSLVVSSTPSSSRYSEIISELEEEEEIQEEKISVGIDDVVVTLKYGHDEKIRLALLLLRELVGDKKVDDDWIEHGGVIPALCNRLGSSKPEYRLIIIHLLRNLASDNARNKEKMADVGFLSTLVKSLIREEEERREAVGLLLNLSELSAVRRQIGRIQGCIVMLVALLNGDDPIASCDAGKLLNLLSSNTQNALHMAEAGYFKPLVWYLKEGSDMSKILMATALSRIELTDQSRASLGEDGAIEPLVRMFSTGKLEAKLSALNALQNLSSLAENVQHLIRLSILSPLLQLLFSVTSVLMTLREPASAILARIAESESILVNQDVAQQMLSLLNLSSPVIQIHLLQALNSIVSHPSASKVRRKMKENRAMQLLLPFLTETNLKIRSSALNLLHTLSKDLSQELSEHLGEAYINVIINIISSSSSERDKAAALGILSNFPINDKKFTELLKRENLLPLIVSIMTSSPATKTLDTQHLEESVTGVLVRFTNPSDKKLQLYSAEHGVIPLLVKLLSSESSVAKCKAATSLAQLSQNSLSLRKSKTSSWFCAPPSASAYCEVHEGYCFVKSTLCLVKAGAVSPLLKTLEGKEREADEAVLSALATLLQDEILENGSNYIAKTLQVQAIVKVLESGNTKAQEKALWILERIFRNNEHKLQYGESAQVLLIDLAQQGDSRLKPAIAKVLAQLELLQDQSSYF, from the exons ATGGAAAATAAAGAGCATAGGAAGTTTTCAGAGGTGTTATCAGAGCTAGTAGCATCAGCCAAGGAGGTTACTTCACTGGCCCAAAGCTCTGAGACTGAAATAAAAAGGCAAGTGTTCTCTGAATTTGCAATCTTGGTTGATAAATTTGTTCCAGTTCTCAATTATTTAAAAGACCATATTAAGATTATGGAACACCCACCAGTCCAAAAAGCTGTAGAATCACTTGGGAAAGAGTTTATTAGTCGTGCCAAAGCTATAATCGCAAACCCCAATTCAAAAACAGTGCTTAAAGAAGTGGAGGACATGGTTCATGATTTAGGGAGATCTTTAGGCTTTGTTCTCTTTGTTAGCCTTGAAGTCTCTACAGATTTCAAGGATCATATTGGGACACTGCATAAGGATTTGATGAATGCTAAGTTTGACATGAGTTTGGTTGTGAGCTCGACCCCGAGCTCGAGCCGTTATTCTGAGATCATTAGTGAGttggaagaggaagaagaaattcAGGAGGAGAAGATAAGTGTTGGTATAGATGATGTTGTGGTGACTCTCAAGTATGGTCATGATGAAAAGATAAGATTGGCTCTTTTGTTGTTAAGAGAACTAGTTGGAGATAAGAAGGTTGATGATGATTGGATTGAACATGGAGGAGTCATTCCTGCTTTGTGTAACCGGTTGGGTTCTAGTAAGCCAGAATACAGGCTGATCATCATTCATTTGCTGAGAAATCTTGCTTCGGACAATGCCAGAAACAAG GAGAAGATGGCAGATGTGGGGTTTTTGTCAACATTGGTGAAATCTTTGATTCGCGAAGAGGAGGAAAGGAGGGAAGCAGTTGGCCTGTTATTGAATCTCTCTGAACTCTCGGCCGTTCGAAGGCAGATTGGTCGAATCCAGGGCTGTATTGTTATGTTAGTTGCATTGCTAAATGGGGATGACCCTATTGCTtcatgtgatgcaggaaaattgTTAAATTTATTGTCTAGCAACACTCAAAATGCACTTCATATGGCTGAGGCAGGCTACTTCAAGCCACTAGTTTGGTACCTTAAGGAAG GTTCTGACATGAGCAAGATTCTCATGGCAACAGCTCTTTCGAGGATAGAGCTCACAGATCAAAGTAGAGCCTCCCTTGGAGAAGATGGGGCAATAGAACCCCTTGTAAGAATGTTTAGTACAGGAAAACTTGAAGCCAAGCTGTCTGCTCTAAATGCATTGCAGAACTTGTCAAGCTTGGCTGAAAATGTCCAACATTTAATCCGTTTGAGCATTTTATCACCTTTGCTTCAGCTTCTCTTTTCTGTTACCTCGGTTCTTATGACTCTTAGAGAGCCTGCATCTGCAATTCTAGCAAGGATTGCTGAATCTGAATCTATTCTTGTTAATCAAGATGTGGCTCAGCAGATGCTCTCACTCTTGAACCTTTCAAGTCCTGTAATACAGATTCACCTATTACAAGCACTCAATAGCATTGTCTCCCACCCTAGTGCATCTAAAGttagaagaaaaatgaaggaaaatcgAGCTATGCAGCTTCTCTTGCCTTTTTTGACAGAGACCAACTTAAAAATTAGGAGCAGTGCCTTGAATTTGCTTCATACTCTTTCTAAAGATTTGTCACAAGAATTGTCAGAACATCTAGGGGAAGCGTATATCAATGTAATCATCAACATTATCTCATCATCATCATCCGAACGTGACAAAGCTGCGGCATTAGGAATACTAAGCAATTTTCCCATCAATGATAAGAAGTTTACAGAGTTGCTTAAGAGAGAAAACTTATTACCACTTATTGTCTCTATAATGACTTCAAGCCCTGCAACTAAAACACTTGACACACAGCATTTGGAAGAAAGTGTAACAGGCGTATTGGTTCGGTTCACTAATCCTTCTGATAAGAAACTACAGCTGTATTCAGCAGAACATGGAGTGATTCCCTTACTTGTGAAGTTGCTTTCAAGCGAGTCATCGGTAGCTAAATGTAAAGCTGCAACCTCACTAGCTCAATTGTCACAAAATTCACTCTCTTTACGAAAGTCTAAGACCTCAAGTTGGTTCTGTGCTCCTCCTTCTGCAAGTGCCTACTGTGAAGTTCATGAGGGATACTGCTTTGTGAAGAGCACACTATGTTTGGTAAAGGCCGGTGCTGTATCGCCACTGCTTAAAACATTGGAAGGCAAAGAGAGGGAAGCTGATGAAGCTGTCCTAAGTGCCTTGGCAACTCTACTTCAAGATGAAATTTTGGAAAACGGGAGCAATTACATAGCCAAAACATTGCAAGTACAAGCCATTGTAAAAGTTTTGGAATCAGGGAACACCAAGGCACAAGAGAAAGCACTATGGATACTTGAGAGGATTTTCAGGAATAATGAACACAAATTACAATATGGGGAGTCTGCTCAGGTTCTCCTTATTGATCTGGCTCAACAAGGTGATTCGAGATTGAAGCCAGCTATCGCCAAGGTGTTGGCACAGCTTGAGCTCTTGCAGGATCAGTCTAGTTACTTTTGA